In Silene latifolia isolate original U9 population chromosome 3, ASM4854445v1, whole genome shotgun sequence, a single window of DNA contains:
- the LOC141649458 gene encoding uncharacterized protein LOC141649458, with protein MVRPMLIASGDLRPLWHLWLKIREIEKLFLATGCPEDQKVDIATYYLKDEADNWCALTRARMEVQPGYGWTVFSEALKKRFYPEEMRWQKKQEFLRLQQGSMTVEEYTNKFVKLSGFVTFVTMDEVSKTRCFEKNLTPKQAYDRALSIYDSVLSTEVEESAKNKFMKRPYVAPSTSQKKQKYEARPYTPRDQGQAKKDWSCYKCGKAYHPGTTCATGAPLTCYTCKASGHKSVDCPQKPKVDAPKADAPKAGRVFVMSRAEADVIRAMVEWESPKNVNEVRSFLGLAGYYRQFVHDFSKIARPMTQLMKKESKFIWTEACEAAFQELKKRLTTAPVLTLLEEGVEFDETWSLEELANDYQREIIHLHGVPKDIVSKE; from the exons ATGGTGAGACCGATGCTGATCGCATCAGGTGACTTGAGGCCTCTTTGGCATTTATGGCTGAAG attcgagagatcgagaagcTGTTCCTCGCTACTGGTtgtcctgaggatcagaaggtggacatcgccacctattatctgaaggatgAGGCCGACAACTGGTGCGCTCTTACTAGAGCTCGTATGGAGGTTCAGCCAGGATATGGTTGGACTGTTTTCTCTGAGGCTCTGAAGAAAAGGTTTTATCCCGAGGAGATGCGCTGGCAGAAGAAGCAGGAGTTCCTTCGGTTGCAACAGGGTTCCATGACTGTcgaggagtacaccaacaagttcgtgaagctgtcaGGATTTGTTACTTTTGTTACTATGGACGAGGTGTCGAAGACTCGTTGTTTTGAGAAGAATCTGACTCCCAAG CAAgcttatgatcgtgctcttagTATCTATGATTCTGTCCTTTCTACCGAGGTTGAGGAGAGTGCGAAGAATAAGTTCatgaagaggccttatgttgctcccagTACTTCCCAGAAGAAACAGAAGTATGAGGCTCGTCCGTACACTCCGCGTGATCAAGGTCAAGCTAAGAAGGATTGGTCTTGCTATAAGTGTGGAAAGGCGTACCACCCGGGTACGACCTGTGCCACTGGTGCTCCGCTTACTTGTTACACTTGCAAGGCGTCGGGACACAAGTCTGTTGATTGTCCCCAGAAGCCCAAGGTTGATGCTCCTAAGGCTGATGCTCCGAAGGCTGGTCGAGTGTTCGTTATGAGTCGTGCCGAGgcagatgtg ATTCGAGCTATGGTCGAATGGGAgagtccaaagaatgtgaacgaggttcggagtttccttggtctagcTGGTTACTATCGTCAGTTTGTGCATGACTTCTCTAAGATCGCaagaccgatgactcagttaatgaagaaggaatccaagtttATTTGGACTGAAGCTTGTGAAGCTGCTTTCcaggagttgaagaagaggttgactaccgctcctgtgttgactctactAGAAGAGGGCGTTGAGTTCGAT gagacttggagtctcgaggaactagcgaatgaTTATCAGCGAGAGATCATTCATCTTCATGGTGTTCCTAAGGATATCGTCTCCAAG gaatga